The genomic DNA CCGCGAACCGATTTGGTGGCGTCGGTTCCCAATTGCGATGCGCGTTGATTCTCGCGTTGGATCGCATCGTAAACTTCCTGACGATGCACGGGAATGCTTTGTGGCGCATCGATGCCCAGTCGCACTTTGTCGCCGCGAATGTCGACGATCGTGACCACGACGTCATCTCCGATCATGATACTTT from Rosistilla carotiformis includes the following:
- the csrA gene encoding carbon storage regulator CsrA produces the protein MLVLSRHRDESIMIGDDVVVTIVDIRGDKVRLGIDAPQSIPVHRQEVYDAIQRENQRASQLGTDATKSVRGQE